One region of Phragmites australis chromosome 18, lpPhrAust1.1, whole genome shotgun sequence genomic DNA includes:
- the LOC133898527 gene encoding uncharacterized protein LOC133898527 codes for MAEVSQQQATEALARERQARAREETVLARERVAEASQAELAHLEGEADQVRAELQHREEELQSQEEGVAIRETNVGINTADLEAREELLILRETEAAEAVLAAAARVEQAAKWESELTAREQALSALAERVKRAEAQASDAAGGQGFEERLRRATEELEAAETKWTNVKRMMEDILRQMQRSMRVAGLGRVDVEAKGIGLGRCRLELPINTNVFGSEFDL; via the coding sequence ATGGCTGAGGTGTCGCAGCAGCAGGCTACCGAGGCACTCGctagggagaggcaggcgcggGCGCGGGAGGAGACGGTTCTGGCCCGCGAGAGGGTGGCAGAAGCCTCCCAGGCTGAATTGGCCCACCTGgaaggcgaggctgaccaggtCCGCGCCGAACTCCAACACCGGGAGGAGGAGCTACAGAGCCAGGAGGAGGGCGTCGCCATCAGGGAGACCAACGTCGGCATTAATACGGCGGAcctggaagcccgggaggaactgctgatTCTCCGGGAGACGGAGGCCGCTGAGGCGGTGCTGGCCGCGGCCGCTCGGgtggagcaggccgccaagtgggagtccgagctgaccgcccgcgagcaggcTCTCTCTGCCCttgcggagcgggtgaagcggGCTGAAGCCCAGGCGTCCGACGCGGCCGGGGGACAGGGcttcgaggagcggctgcggcgcgcgacggaggagctcgaggccgctgAGACCAAATGGACTAATGTGAagcggatgatggaagacatcctccgGCAGATGCAGAGGTCCATGAGGGTGGCTGGGCTAGGGCGAGTCGacgtggaggcgaaggggatTGGCCTCGGGCGG